From a region of the Kiloniellales bacterium genome:
- the yidD gene encoding membrane protein insertion efficiency factor YidD codes for MKLLSLAMKGLIRTYQWTISPCLPPSCRYYPSCSSYAIEALDRHGPLRGGWLTISRIARCHPWGGEGYDPVPDPAAVRGAGAAGDSSQPGPALGERLE; via the coding sequence AAGCTCCTGAGCCTCGCGATGAAGGGCCTGATCCGCACCTACCAATGGACCATTTCGCCCTGCCTGCCGCCGAGCTGCCGCTACTATCCGAGCTGCTCGAGCTACGCCATCGAGGCCCTCGACCGCCACGGCCCGCTGCGCGGCGGCTGGCTGACGATCAGCCGTATTGCGCGCTGCCATCCCTGGGGCGGCGAGGGCTATGACCCGGTGCCCGATCCGGCCGCGGTGCGCGGCGCCGGGGCGGCCGGTGATTCCAGTCAACCCGGACCGGCTCTAGGAGAGCGCCTCGAGTGA